The proteins below come from a single Agrococcus beijingensis genomic window:
- a CDS encoding ABC transporter permease — protein MSASSRAEPVALLAAAVAALAVVPLLVVVPSALSEGVGAAAEFLFRPRLGQLLGNTGALVAVTVPATLVLGTLAAWIVERTRVPWASAWRTLLLMPLAVPAFVSAYAWTDLAPWLDGLAGAALVTTLAYLPFVFLPVAAMLRSLDPGDEEIARSLGLSPAMAMVRTVLPRLRPAIAGGGLLVALHLLAEYGVLELMRFQTFTTAIMQQYAVGFSDVAGSLLASVLLALCLLALLLDIALRGRHRVARVGSGVQRRAERMGLGAWTAPALALLAVLVGLSVVLPVATVVRWLAAADGFEGELLADTASTLGLALLGALAATAAALPAAWLLERRRSKRAHLLERATFLASAFPGVVVGLALVTLSVRWVSPLYQTVALAVIAYAILFLPRAMVSLRAGLAASPPELTEAARSLGAGGTATLVRVTLPLMAPSVLTGLVLVALAVVTELTATLLLAPTGVSTLAISFWREASALDYAGAAPYAAGMIGLSLPLTLLLRRQILEER, from the coding sequence ATGTCGGCATCCTCTAGGGCCGAGCCCGTCGCCCTGCTGGCGGCGGCCGTGGCGGCGCTCGCCGTCGTGCCGCTGCTCGTCGTCGTGCCGAGCGCGCTGTCGGAGGGAGTGGGGGCGGCGGCCGAGTTCCTGTTCCGGCCGCGCCTGGGGCAGCTGCTGGGCAACACGGGCGCGCTCGTCGCGGTGACGGTGCCGGCGACCCTGGTGCTGGGCACGCTCGCCGCCTGGATCGTCGAGCGCACGCGCGTGCCGTGGGCGAGCGCCTGGCGCACGCTGCTGCTCATGCCGCTCGCCGTGCCGGCCTTCGTGAGCGCCTACGCCTGGACGGATCTCGCGCCGTGGCTCGACGGGCTCGCGGGCGCCGCGCTCGTCACCACGCTGGCCTACCTGCCGTTCGTCTTCCTGCCGGTGGCGGCCATGCTGCGCTCGCTCGACCCGGGCGACGAGGAGATCGCGCGCTCGCTCGGCCTGTCGCCCGCGATGGCGATGGTGCGCACGGTGCTGCCACGGCTGCGGCCGGCGATCGCCGGCGGTGGGCTGCTCGTCGCGCTGCACCTGCTCGCGGAGTACGGCGTGCTCGAGCTGATGCGCTTCCAGACCTTCACCACCGCGATCATGCAGCAGTACGCGGTGGGCTTCAGCGACGTCGCCGGCAGCCTGCTCGCATCGGTGCTGCTGGCGCTGTGCCTGCTCGCGCTGCTGCTGGACATCGCGCTGCGCGGCCGGCACCGCGTGGCGCGCGTGGGCTCGGGCGTGCAACGGCGCGCCGAGCGGATGGGCCTCGGAGCCTGGACAGCGCCGGCGCTCGCACTGCTGGCCGTGCTCGTGGGGCTGTCGGTCGTGCTGCCGGTGGCCACGGTGGTGCGCTGGCTCGCCGCGGCGGACGGCTTCGAGGGCGAGCTGCTCGCCGACACCGCCAGCACGCTCGGGCTCGCGCTGCTCGGCGCCCTGGCTGCGACGGCGGCGGCGCTCCCCGCCGCCTGGCTGCTCGAGCGCCGGCGCTCGAAGCGCGCGCACCTGCTCGAGCGCGCCACCTTCCTCGCGAGCGCGTTCCCCGGAGTGGTCGTCGGCCTCGCGCTCGTGACCCTCTCGGTGCGCTGGGTGTCGCCGCTCTACCAGACGGTCGCGCTCGCGGTCATCGCCTACGCGATCCTCTTCCTGCCGCGTGCGATGGTGTCGCTGCGCGCCGGGCTCGCGGCTTCGCCGCCAGAGCTGACCGAGGCGGCGCGCTCGCTCGGAGCGGGCGGCACGGCGACGCTCGTGCGCGTCACGCTGCCGCTGATGGCGCCGTCGGTGCTGACGGGGCTCGTGCTCGTCGCGCTCGCGGTGGTCACCGAGCTCACCGCGACGCTGTTGCTGGCGCCCACGGGCGTCAGCACGCTCGCGATCTCGTTCTGGCGCGAGGCGAGCGCGCTCGACTACGCCGGTGCCGCGCCGTACGCGGCGGGCATGATCGGATTGTCCCTGCCGCTGACGCTGCTGCTGCGCCGGCAGATCCTGGAGGAGCGATGA
- a CDS encoding ABC transporter ATP-binding protein, translating into MSELRMRGITVGYGADAVLESVDLTVPEGSITAVLGGSGSGKTTLLRVVAGFLRPRAGEVQIGGRMVAGAGSWVPPERRGVGYLRQDGGLFPHLSVAANVAFGLPFPRGRHRARVLELLELVGLPAALADRRPDQLSGGQQQRVALARALAPRPALVLLDEPFSSLDAGLRAATREATAEALRATGATAVLVTHDQGEALSFADEVAILAAGRFRQISTPAVLYREPVDSAVAAFLGDAVLLPGLASRGSVQTAIGELLVGGFVPDGAVEVMVRPEQIALTPPGAGRLDAVVSGVRYFGHDAVVELIAGDGTRLEGLRARIIGLQAPAPGDTVGVEIVGPVRAFSPGGAATGHLQALPPQPLGDASAPLGG; encoded by the coding sequence ATGAGCGAGCTGCGGATGCGCGGCATCACGGTCGGGTACGGGGCGGATGCGGTGCTCGAGTCGGTCGATCTGACCGTGCCCGAGGGGTCGATCACCGCGGTGCTCGGCGGCTCGGGCAGCGGCAAGACGACCCTGCTGCGGGTGGTCGCCGGCTTCCTCCGGCCGCGCGCCGGCGAGGTGCAGATCGGCGGCAGGATGGTCGCGGGCGCCGGCTCCTGGGTGCCACCGGAGCGTCGCGGCGTCGGCTACCTCCGGCAGGACGGCGGCCTGTTCCCCCATCTGAGCGTCGCGGCGAACGTCGCCTTCGGGCTGCCGTTCCCGCGCGGCCGCCACCGCGCCCGGGTGCTCGAGCTGCTCGAGCTGGTGGGGCTGCCGGCGGCGCTCGCCGACCGAAGGCCCGATCAGCTCTCGGGCGGGCAGCAGCAGCGGGTGGCGCTCGCGCGGGCGCTCGCGCCGCGCCCGGCGCTCGTGCTGCTCGACGAGCCCTTCTCGTCGCTCGACGCGGGCCTGCGCGCCGCGACCCGCGAGGCGACCGCCGAGGCGCTCCGCGCGACCGGAGCGACCGCGGTGCTCGTCACCCACGATCAGGGCGAGGCGCTCTCGTTCGCCGACGAGGTCGCGATCCTCGCGGCGGGCAGGTTCCGTCAGATCAGCACGCCCGCGGTGCTCTACCGCGAGCCCGTCGACAGCGCGGTGGCGGCGTTCCTGGGCGACGCGGTGCTGCTGCCCGGCCTCGCGAGCCGCGGCAGCGTGCAGACCGCGATCGGCGAGCTGCTCGTCGGCGGGTTCGTTCCCGACGGGGCGGTGGAGGTCATGGTGCGACCCGAGCAGATCGCGCTCACGCCGCCAGGCGCGGGCCGCCTCGACGCGGTCGTGAGCGGCGTGCGCTACTTCGGCCACGATGCGGTGGTGGAGCTGATCGCGGGCGATGGCACCAGGCTCGAGGGCCTCCGGGCCCGCATCATCGGGCTGCAGGCGCCGGCGCCGGGCGACACGGTCGGCGTCGAGATCGTCGGCCCGGTGCGCGCGTTCTCGCCGGGCGGCGCGGCGACCGGGCACCTCCAGGCGCTGCCACCGCAGCCGCTGGGCGACGCGAGCGCGCCGCTCGGCGGCTGA
- a CDS encoding Maf family protein yields the protein MQLILASASPARLALLRQAGIEPIVTPTDLDEDLLIAAHEAEHGPLAPADYVLLLARAKAEALLDQDPLTGFDGLVLGGDSSLELDGAMLGKPHTPERARERWLAQRGRSAILHSGHWMLRVRDGRIQDSAGVTTATHLDFSPDIDEAEIDAYVATGEPLEVAGAFTIDGRGAAFIDRIDGDPSTVIGMSIPAVRRLARELGVAWPMLTLRPPVALA from the coding sequence GTGCAGCTGATCCTCGCCTCCGCCTCCCCCGCCCGCCTCGCGCTGCTGCGCCAGGCCGGCATCGAGCCCATCGTGACGCCGACCGACCTCGACGAAGACCTGCTGATCGCCGCCCACGAGGCCGAGCACGGGCCCCTCGCCCCCGCCGACTACGTGCTGCTGCTGGCCCGGGCGAAGGCCGAGGCGCTGCTCGACCAGGATCCCCTCACCGGCTTCGACGGCCTGGTGCTGGGCGGCGACTCGTCGCTCGAGCTCGACGGCGCCATGCTCGGCAAGCCGCACACGCCCGAGCGCGCCCGCGAGCGGTGGCTCGCCCAGCGGGGGCGATCCGCCATCCTGCACTCGGGGCATTGGATGCTGCGCGTGCGTGACGGGCGGATCCAGGACTCCGCAGGCGTCACGACCGCGACGCACCTCGACTTCTCGCCCGACATCGACGAGGCCGAGATCGACGCCTACGTCGCCACCGGCGAGCCGCTGGAGGTCGCGGGCGCGTTCACGATCGACGGCCGCGGCGCCGCGTTCATCGACCGCATCGACGGCGACCCGTCGACGGTGATCGGCATGAGCATCCCCGCGGTGCGACGGCTGGCGCGCGAGCTGGGCGTGGCCTGGCCGATGCTGACGCTGCGACCGCCCGTCGCGCTGGCTTGA
- a CDS encoding class I SAM-dependent RNA methyltransferase → MPAPQNAQGQLAPGKIVELTIDNVAHGGRFVGRHGAVDGERGRVVFVPDTMPGETVRAQIVDVKKSFATAVALEVVTPGADRVEHVWAEAGIDRQPAERAGGAEFGHIRLARQRELKQRVIEDALQRTGGMTRQVPVAAAPGDDERGGLGWRTRVRLHVDDRGRQGPFAPRSHEVVPVTDLPLATQGIRLSAQLDQRLPHVTAVDYVEHGDGEVDVIAMEGAPERGRTDTIVETVGGREFELDRSGFWQVHREAPGVLTDAVRRVIDVDALDAGGWHLDLYGGVGLFAATIAELLGEKTRVTSVESDEVATDHASENLAEWLGASAETARVDRWLADVAKRASRAERDRLARGLVLLDPPRAGAGREAIEHIVGLEPAQIIYVACDPVALARDAKLLGEAGWEPTSIEAFDLFPHTHHVEAVASFRR, encoded by the coding sequence ATGCCCGCACCCCAGAACGCCCAAGGCCAGCTCGCGCCCGGAAAGATCGTCGAGCTCACGATCGACAACGTCGCCCACGGCGGCCGCTTCGTCGGCCGGCACGGCGCGGTCGACGGCGAGCGCGGTCGGGTCGTCTTCGTGCCCGACACCATGCCCGGCGAGACCGTGCGCGCGCAGATCGTCGACGTGAAGAAGTCGTTCGCCACCGCGGTCGCGCTCGAGGTCGTCACGCCCGGCGCCGACCGCGTCGAGCACGTCTGGGCCGAGGCCGGCATCGACCGCCAGCCCGCCGAGCGCGCCGGCGGCGCCGAGTTCGGCCACATCCGCCTCGCCCGCCAGCGCGAGCTGAAGCAGCGCGTCATCGAGGACGCCCTGCAGCGCACCGGCGGCATGACCCGCCAGGTGCCGGTCGCCGCCGCCCCCGGCGACGACGAGCGCGGCGGCCTCGGCTGGCGCACGCGCGTGCGCCTGCACGTCGACGACCGCGGCCGCCAGGGGCCGTTCGCGCCCCGCAGCCACGAGGTCGTGCCGGTCACCGATCTGCCGCTCGCGACCCAGGGCATCCGCCTCTCGGCACAGCTCGACCAGCGACTGCCGCACGTCACGGCCGTCGACTACGTCGAGCACGGCGACGGCGAGGTCGACGTGATCGCGATGGAGGGCGCGCCCGAGCGCGGCCGCACCGACACGATCGTCGAGACGGTCGGCGGGCGCGAGTTCGAGCTCGACCGCTCGGGCTTCTGGCAGGTGCACCGCGAGGCGCCGGGGGTGCTGACGGATGCGGTGCGTCGCGTCATCGACGTCGACGCGCTCGACGCAGGCGGCTGGCACCTCGACCTCTACGGCGGCGTCGGGCTGTTCGCGGCCACCATCGCCGAGCTGCTGGGGGAGAAGACGCGCGTCACCAGCGTCGAGTCGGACGAGGTCGCCACCGACCACGCGAGCGAGAACCTCGCCGAGTGGCTCGGCGCGAGCGCCGAGACCGCTCGGGTCGACCGCTGGCTGGCCGACGTGGCGAAGCGCGCCAGCCGCGCCGAGCGCGACCGCCTCGCCCGCGGCCTCGTGCTGCTCGACCCGCCGCGCGCGGGCGCCGGGCGCGAGGCGATCGAGCACATCGTCGGGCTCGAGCCGGCGCAGATCATCTACGTCGCGTGCGACCCGGTCGCGCTCGCCCGCGACGCGAAGCTGCTCGGCGAGGCCGGCTGGGAGCCGACGTCGATCGAGGCGTTCGACCTGTTTCCGCACACCCACCATGTCGAGGCGGTGGCGTCCTTCCGTCGCTGA
- a CDS encoding extracellular solute-binding protein, with protein MPRRHHPLLASLVALPLLLGGCAAATDEDAPRAGALQIYSAQHIDITEALAEAFTAETGIDTQIRDGQDSSMGHMIVEEGDASPADVFLTENSPAMTTVERAGGLAEVDPETLATVRDGLAPSSGLWAPIAARSTVLIYNTAMITEEELPASIMELAEPAWDGRWGAAPGGADFQAIVAGMLAERGDAETRAWLEGLASGAEIYQNNIATMEAVSSGEVPVGIMYHYYWYRDQAGDGRASADTALRFFGGGDPGAFVSMSAGGVLAASDMPDEAQRFLAFVTSEAGQQVLVDSGAMEYAVGEGVASDPALPSLESLEAPVVDPSTLSSDAVLQLMTDVGIL; from the coding sequence ATGCCCCGTCGCCACCACCCCCTGCTCGCCTCGCTCGTCGCGCTGCCGCTCCTGCTCGGCGGATGCGCCGCCGCGACCGACGAGGATGCCCCGCGCGCAGGCGCGCTGCAGATCTACTCGGCGCAGCACATCGACATCACCGAGGCGCTCGCCGAGGCGTTCACCGCGGAGACCGGCATCGACACGCAGATCCGCGACGGCCAGGACTCGTCGATGGGGCACATGATCGTGGAGGAGGGCGACGCGTCGCCCGCCGACGTCTTCCTGACCGAGAACAGCCCGGCGATGACGACCGTCGAGCGCGCCGGCGGTCTGGCCGAGGTCGACCCTGAGACGCTCGCCACCGTGCGCGACGGCCTCGCACCCTCGTCGGGCCTGTGGGCCCCGATCGCGGCGCGCTCCACGGTGCTCATCTACAACACCGCCATGATCACCGAGGAGGAGCTGCCCGCGTCGATCATGGAGCTCGCCGAGCCCGCCTGGGACGGCCGCTGGGGGGCCGCGCCCGGGGGCGCCGACTTCCAGGCGATCGTCGCCGGCATGCTCGCCGAGCGGGGCGACGCCGAGACGCGCGCGTGGCTCGAGGGGCTCGCCTCCGGGGCAGAGATCTACCAGAACAACATCGCCACGATGGAGGCCGTGAGCTCCGGCGAGGTGCCCGTCGGCATCATGTACCACTACTACTGGTACCGCGACCAGGCGGGCGACGGCCGGGCGAGCGCCGACACGGCGCTGCGGTTCTTCGGCGGCGGCGACCCGGGCGCGTTCGTGAGCATGTCGGCGGGTGGCGTGCTCGCCGCTTCCGACATGCCGGATGAGGCACAGCGGTTCCTCGCGTTCGTCACCTCCGAGGCGGGGCAGCAGGTGCTCGTCGACAGCGGTGCGATGGAGTACGCCGTGGGCGAGGGCGTCGCCTCCGACCCCGCGCTGCCGTCGCTGGAGAGCCTGGAGGCGCCGGTCGTCGACCCCTCCACCCTCAGCTCGGACGCGGTGCTGCAGCTCATGACCGATGTCGGCATCCTCTAG
- a CDS encoding non-ribosomal peptide synthetase: MQTRGILERSRTGLLDALDVDAEAAAILDADGTARSRGQLRRDVQALAQRLPDVATGKRLVHVALRPDAASVVAYLAVLEAGHVALVTAEGARADAIVERYRPDLAATGDASAPFTDWEAAPRHLLHPDLALLLSTSGSTGSPKLARLSWENVRSNAHAIAGALGLRASDRAITTLPLHYCFGLSVLHSHLAVGASVVLHDASVTDAALWRAVDALGATTLAVVPHSIELLASTGELEQPHPSLRLIAQAGGRLAPQRVRDLARLGDERGFGLAVMYGQTEATARICVLDPSLAASNPDAVGTPIPGTSIRLDTEVPEAAGGTGEVVVRGPGVMLGYAEHPDDLALGAMLDELRTGDLGRIGDDGQLRIVGRRSGFVKVMGLRIDVAVVEAALESAGLQACVGGDATGLTVAVESAGPGTEDRARRVAAHASGLGVAAVDAVAAPLPRLQSGKVDRPAAAALVRAAAASGEQGASDSRAGVVGAVGDVLGIDAVDLDRSFVELGGDSLSHVQASVRLEAVVGALPRGWHHRPLAELARRAPRAGGRLRTVETPVLLRALAAIAICGSHAGLFDVQGGAHILLAVAGASAAAFAFSAPSATGRWRASLRILIGIAVPAVAIALLGMLATGRYDWSNVLLSHWLVRTPDERATLGELWFVEALVACIVVVAAALSVPRIARIWRRDPWAVAAALAVLSLVPRFLLPLVEAEPQGLLAGLLWLFAVGAAAALARTRARRAETIAIAVVGGIGYFPDDLLRSATIVVGIAVLVLVPAVRLPAWAVRPISVVAAASLHIYLVQFLVLSMLQQDAVETAAALAAGVLLWWVADRPVRRLQDLLIPAHR; this comes from the coding sequence ATGCAGACCCGTGGCATCTTGGAGCGCTCGCGCACCGGCCTCCTCGATGCGCTCGACGTCGACGCGGAGGCGGCGGCGATCCTCGATGCCGACGGCACCGCCCGCTCGCGCGGGCAGCTGCGGCGTGACGTGCAGGCGCTGGCGCAGCGCCTGCCCGACGTCGCGACCGGCAAGCGGCTCGTGCACGTGGCGCTGCGGCCCGATGCGGCCAGCGTCGTCGCCTACCTCGCCGTGCTCGAGGCAGGCCACGTCGCGCTCGTCACCGCGGAGGGCGCTCGCGCCGACGCGATCGTCGAGCGCTACCGTCCCGATCTCGCCGCCACCGGCGACGCGTCGGCGCCCTTCACCGACTGGGAGGCCGCTCCTCGCCACCTGCTGCACCCCGACCTGGCGCTGCTGCTCAGCACCTCGGGCAGCACCGGCTCGCCGAAGCTCGCACGGCTGTCGTGGGAGAACGTGCGCAGCAACGCGCACGCGATCGCGGGAGCACTGGGGCTCCGCGCGAGCGACCGCGCGATCACCACCCTGCCGCTGCACTACTGCTTCGGGCTGTCCGTGCTGCACTCGCACCTGGCCGTCGGCGCCTCTGTCGTGCTGCACGACGCATCCGTCACCGATGCCGCGCTGTGGCGTGCGGTCGATGCGCTCGGCGCCACGACGCTCGCCGTCGTGCCGCACAGCATCGAGCTGCTGGCCTCCACCGGCGAGCTCGAGCAGCCGCACCCGAGCCTCCGCCTGATCGCCCAGGCCGGCGGGCGCCTCGCACCCCAGCGGGTGCGCGACCTCGCGCGCCTGGGCGACGAGCGCGGGTTCGGCCTCGCGGTGATGTACGGCCAGACCGAGGCGACCGCGCGCATCTGCGTGCTCGATCCTTCGCTCGCGGCATCGAACCCCGACGCGGTCGGCACGCCCATCCCGGGAACGAGCATCCGTCTCGACACGGAGGTGCCGGAGGCCGCTGGCGGCACGGGCGAGGTCGTGGTGCGCGGCCCGGGCGTCATGCTCGGCTACGCCGAGCACCCCGACGACCTCGCGCTCGGCGCGATGCTCGACGAGCTGCGCACCGGCGACCTCGGGCGGATCGGCGACGACGGGCAGCTGCGCATCGTCGGACGCCGCAGCGGCTTCGTCAAGGTCATGGGCCTTCGCATCGACGTCGCCGTGGTCGAGGCCGCGCTCGAGTCGGCGGGCCTGCAGGCGTGCGTGGGCGGCGACGCGACCGGGCTGACCGTGGCGGTCGAGTCCGCAGGGCCCGGTACGGAGGATCGCGCCCGCCGGGTCGCGGCGCACGCCTCGGGGCTCGGTGTCGCAGCGGTCGACGCCGTCGCCGCACCGCTGCCGCGACTGCAGAGCGGCAAGGTCGATCGGCCCGCCGCCGCGGCGCTCGTGCGCGCGGCCGCAGCCTCGGGGGAGCAAGGCGCCTCCGACTCGCGCGCAGGCGTCGTGGGCGCCGTGGGCGACGTGCTCGGCATCGACGCGGTCGACCTCGACCGCTCCTTCGTCGAGCTCGGCGGCGACTCGCTCAGCCACGTCCAGGCCTCGGTGCGGCTCGAGGCGGTCGTCGGCGCGCTGCCGCGCGGCTGGCACCACCGACCGCTCGCCGAGCTGGCACGCCGAGCCCCGCGCGCGGGCGGTCGCCTCCGCACCGTCGAGACGCCCGTGCTGCTGCGCGCCCTCGCCGCGATCGCGATCTGCGGCTCGCACGCGGGCCTGTTCGATGTGCAGGGCGGCGCGCACATCCTGCTCGCCGTCGCCGGCGCGAGCGCCGCCGCCTTCGCCTTCTCGGCGCCGAGCGCGACCGGCCGCTGGCGCGCGAGCCTGCGCATCCTGATCGGCATCGCCGTGCCGGCGGTCGCGATCGCGCTGCTCGGCATGCTCGCGACCGGCCGCTACGACTGGAGCAACGTGCTGCTGAGCCACTGGCTCGTGCGCACTCCCGACGAGCGCGCCACGCTGGGCGAGCTGTGGTTCGTCGAAGCCCTCGTCGCCTGCATCGTCGTGGTGGCAGCGGCGCTGTCGGTGCCGCGCATCGCCCGCATCTGGCGGCGAGACCCGTGGGCCGTCGCCGCGGCGCTCGCCGTGCTCTCGCTCGTGCCCCGGTTCCTGCTGCCCCTCGTCGAGGCCGAGCCGCAGGGGCTGCTCGCCGGGCTGCTCTGGCTCTTCGCCGTCGGCGCGGCAGCGGCGCTCGCCCGGACGCGCGCCCGACGTGCGGAGACCATCGCGATCGCGGTGGTCGGCGGCATCGGGTACTTCCCCGACGACCTGCTCCGCAGTGCCACGATCGTCGTCGGCATCGCCGTGCTGGTGCTCGTGCCCGCTGTCCGACTGCCGGCGTGGGCCGTGCGTCCCATCTCGGTCGTGGCAGCCGCATCCCTGCACATCTACCTCGTGCAGTTCCTCGTCCTGTCGATGCTCCAGCAGGACGCGGTCGAGACCGCCGCAGCGCTCGCGGCCGGCGTCCTGCTCTGGTGGGTCGCCGACCGCCCCGTGCGGCGCCTCCAGGACCTGCTGATCCCCGCCCACCGCTGA
- a CDS encoding 4'-phosphopantetheinyl transferase family protein has protein sequence MSPSAASMAQHSAPVEVELHWQTLAAARHELDALIDSAELARIDALERAADRGRSMVAAATLRVAAAQRLGVAPLEVRIDRTCDECGRQHGAPRLLHPHAPWVSVSHSGLLIAVVLADEPVGIDVQRVADLPATQSAEAWVRAEAITKAQGVARAVGVDPGRLAASAIDTPLPGYAAALALRADSGRPRLRTFGP, from the coding sequence ATGAGCCCGTCCGCCGCGAGCATGGCGCAGCACAGCGCCCCCGTCGAGGTCGAGTTGCACTGGCAGACCCTGGCAGCCGCGCGCCACGAGCTGGACGCGCTGATCGACTCGGCGGAGCTCGCGCGCATCGATGCGCTCGAGCGTGCCGCGGATCGCGGCCGCTCGATGGTGGCCGCGGCGACGCTGCGCGTCGCAGCCGCTCAGCGGCTCGGCGTCGCCCCGCTCGAGGTGCGCATCGACCGCACCTGCGACGAGTGCGGCCGCCAGCACGGGGCTCCGAGGCTCCTGCATCCGCACGCCCCCTGGGTCTCGGTCTCGCACTCGGGGCTCCTCATCGCCGTGGTGCTGGCCGACGAGCCGGTGGGGATCGACGTGCAGCGGGTCGCCGATCTGCCCGCGACCCAGTCGGCGGAGGCATGGGTCCGTGCCGAGGCGATCACGAAGGCGCAGGGCGTCGCGCGTGCGGTGGGGGTCGATCCGGGCAGGCTCGCCGCCAGCGCCATCGACACGCCGCTGCCGGGCTACGCGGCGGCGCTCGCGCTGCGGGCGGACTCCGGCCGCCCGCGGCTGCGGACGTTCGGACCGTGA